A single window of Psychrobacter raelei DNA harbors:
- the hisG gene encoding ATP phosphoribosyltransferase, whose amino-acid sequence MTETNEILNQADSDYDGLTLALSKGRILKETLPLLKAAGIELLEDPDKSRKLIFPTSHDKVRVLILRASDVPTYVEHGAADFGVAGKDVLLEYGAKHVYELLDLKIAQCKLMTAGIKGVALPNRRLRIATKYVNVARAYFASQGQQVDIIKLYGSMELAPLVGLGDLIVDVVDTGNTLRANGLEPLDHICDVSSRLIVNQVSYKRKYSLLEPILDSFKQSIGD is encoded by the coding sequence ATGACTGAAACAAATGAAATATTAAACCAAGCCGATAGTGACTATGATGGTCTAACTTTGGCATTATCTAAAGGGCGTATTCTAAAAGAGACGCTGCCTTTGCTAAAAGCGGCAGGTATCGAGCTTTTAGAGGACCCAGATAAATCTCGCAAACTGATTTTTCCCACCTCACATGACAAGGTTCGGGTACTGATTCTGCGGGCCAGTGATGTGCCAACCTATGTAGAGCACGGGGCGGCCGACTTCGGCGTAGCGGGTAAAGATGTGTTGTTAGAGTATGGCGCCAAACACGTGTATGAGCTGCTGGATCTAAAAATTGCTCAGTGTAAACTGATGACTGCAGGCATTAAAGGTGTGGCGTTGCCCAATCGTCGCCTGCGTATTGCTACCAAATATGTCAATGTGGCGCGTGCATATTTTGCCAGTCAAGGTCAGCAAGTAGATATCATCAAGCTGTATGGCTCGATGGAGCTGGCGCCTTTGGTTGGCCTAGGTGATTTAATTGTCGACGTGGTCGATACCGGCAATACTTTACGTGCTAACGGCCTTGAGCCGCTTGATCACATTTGCGATGTCTCGTCACGTCTGATTGTCAATCAGGTCAGCTACAAGCGTAAATACAGCCTGCTTGAGCCAATTTTAGACAGCTTTAAGCAAAGTATTGGTGATTAG
- a CDS encoding alpha/beta hydrolase has protein sequence MLNYKKLSYSLAGGAVIWMSIQTANAASVLGLLNAVTPNGGVSVIKDLAYGSEPEQDLDVYYPKALTQAIRNNDTPAANYPLVVFVHGGSWESGNKEQYRFVGESLAQAGYVTAVINYRKAPEHIYPDFVQDTAKAIAWSHQNAAKFFADANKMAVIGHSAGAFNVVAAVSNADFLAAYGLQPSDIKAVVGMAGPYSYDFRKFSSRIVFPAEATPDEVMPDRLIKAGSSGKQPPYLLMTAQNDKVVHISNTQNMTQALQNAGAKVTVEQIDGASHATSIGAMATTLTWVNPVRRQLLDYLHDTL, from the coding sequence ATGCTAAATTATAAAAAACTCAGCTATTCACTGGCTGGCGGAGCGGTTATTTGGATGTCGATACAGACGGCAAATGCTGCCTCTGTACTCGGCCTGTTAAATGCTGTGACCCCTAATGGCGGTGTAAGCGTCATTAAAGATTTGGCTTATGGCAGCGAACCTGAGCAGGATTTGGATGTGTATTACCCCAAAGCTTTGACCCAAGCGATACGCAACAATGACACGCCTGCTGCCAATTACCCGTTGGTGGTGTTCGTGCATGGTGGCTCTTGGGAGAGTGGCAATAAAGAGCAGTACAGATTTGTTGGAGAAAGCTTAGCTCAGGCCGGTTATGTCACTGCGGTCATCAATTATCGCAAAGCACCTGAGCATATTTATCCAGATTTTGTGCAAGATACGGCCAAGGCCATTGCTTGGTCGCATCAAAATGCGGCTAAGTTTTTTGCCGATGCCAATAAAATGGCTGTCATTGGTCATTCTGCTGGCGCTTTTAATGTAGTGGCGGCTGTGTCTAATGCCGATTTTTTAGCAGCTTATGGTTTACAGCCAAGCGACATAAAGGCTGTGGTGGGTATGGCCGGTCCTTATAGCTATGACTTTAGAAAGTTCTCATCGCGCATTGTATTCCCTGCCGAGGCCACGCCAGATGAGGTGATGCCTGATCGGTTGATTAAAGCGGGCAGCAGTGGCAAGCAGCCACCTTATCTATTAATGACAGCACAAAATGATAAAGTGGTACACATTAGCAATACTCAGAACATGACCCAAGCGCTACAAAACGCAGGTGCAAAAGTGACAGTAGAGCAGATTGATGGGGCCAGTCATGCAACCAGTATTGGGGCCATGGCCACCACCTTAACCTGGGTTAATCCGGTACGTCGGCAGCTACTTGATTATTTACATGACACCTTATAG
- the hisC gene encoding histidinol-phosphate transaminase has translation MIKTMEFKLDTRLWSTKARNLNPYVPGEQPKHDNLCKLNTNENPFPPSPKVVEAITAALSHGGDQLRLYPAPESDALRQALADAYDLHLNQVFVGNGSDEVLALVFASFFMKERPLLAPDISYSFYPVYADTFGIDLVKIPLRDDFSIETDDYRQPCSGIIIANPNAPTGILMSLEAIDKLATEHPNAVIVIDEAYIDFASTEQASAIRLIETHDNLLVTQTFSKSRSLAGLRVGMAFGNPSLIEALTRMKNSFNSYPLDRLAQAGALASVEDELYFKSTCEQVIALREQLIEQLSSLNFTVLPSQANFVFARPQQGNASEVAQQLREQGIIVRYFNQPRINEYLRITVGTAEQNRRLIGALQQMAG, from the coding sequence ATGATAAAGACTATGGAATTTAAACTTGATACGCGATTGTGGTCTACAAAAGCACGTAATTTAAACCCCTATGTACCCGGAGAGCAGCCCAAGCACGATAATTTGTGCAAGCTAAATACCAACGAAAACCCGTTTCCGCCTTCCCCCAAAGTTGTAGAGGCCATTACGGCCGCTTTAAGTCATGGCGGTGATCAATTGCGTCTGTATCCGGCACCTGAGTCTGATGCATTAAGGCAGGCTTTGGCTGATGCTTATGATTTACATCTCAATCAAGTCTTTGTTGGTAATGGCTCAGATGAGGTTTTGGCGCTAGTATTTGCCAGCTTTTTTATGAAAGAGCGCCCATTATTGGCGCCGGATATCAGCTATAGTTTTTATCCGGTATACGCCGATACTTTTGGCATTGATTTAGTAAAAATCCCATTGCGTGATGATTTTAGTATTGAGACTGATGATTATCGTCAGCCTTGCTCAGGCATTATTATTGCTAACCCCAATGCGCCCACTGGTATCTTAATGTCACTTGAGGCCATTGACAAGCTAGCCACTGAGCACCCCAATGCAGTGATTGTGATTGATGAGGCTTATATTGATTTTGCCAGTACCGAGCAGGCGTCAGCCATCCGCTTAATTGAGACGCATGATAATCTACTGGTTACCCAAACCTTCTCAAAATCACGCTCATTGGCAGGGCTGCGTGTGGGTATGGCTTTTGGTAATCCTTCATTAATTGAAGCGTTAACCCGCATGAAAAACAGCTTTAATAGCTATCCACTAGACCGTTTGGCACAAGCGGGAGCCTTAGCCAGTGTAGAAGATGAGTTGTATTTTAAGAGTACCTGTGAGCAAGTTATTGCGCTACGCGAACAGCTAATTGAGCAATTAAGCTCGCTTAACTTCACGGTATTGCCATCACAAGCCAACTTTGTGTTTGCTCGCCCACAGCAGGGCAATGCCAGTGAAGTCGCCCAGCAGCTGCGTGAGCAAGGCATTATCGTGCGTTATTTTAATCAGCCAAGAATTAATGAATATTTGCGCATTACTGTGGGTACCGCTGAGCAAAACCGACGTTTGATTGGCGCCTTACAGCAGATGGCTGGTTAA
- a CDS encoding EcsC family protein, translating to MAKQSKSSKKSKAVVTGLDVLGHVARNNLERFGSMLDSLSAKSGKASQFKAVDLSDYKTSTASNLLSQQTIKTSEQLLGKRFATYGKYAKKVVPNSIYQKASDSVFSQVAKLAATWSEIDLPREQRFEGIQTLSDQERNALARDIANQNRALATIGGVTGLAGLPGMLADTLWLLLVSLRTVYQLATVYDKPLTGKQGIKMAYAVIGSADLSKMQEKQTILAALGVAKGLISNADNTGLRSELSKGLGIAGSNIEFYAKQVDKLAEQFNFDLDSINISWMGKFLPLVAVGTTVHYNSHLIDQVIGVAKATFGPEPIVAKQALTDATHEEDQSDNASEKAADKKQPAKNDSEAKTQSADEAADKNADNNADNKQTKADKKTEVSDDVADQFGEEPTDPTKGAETQESYDFHTQEGQPAKKDAESTTANDAKNDAKKDQAK from the coding sequence ATGGCTAAGCAATCAAAAAGTTCAAAAAAAAGCAAAGCAGTTGTAACCGGTCTAGACGTATTAGGCCATGTGGCACGCAATAATTTAGAGCGTTTTGGCTCTATGCTTGACAGTTTAAGTGCCAAATCAGGCAAAGCCAGTCAATTTAAAGCGGTCGATTTATCTGACTACAAAACCAGCACGGCCAGCAACTTGTTAAGCCAACAAACCATTAAGACCTCAGAGCAGCTATTGGGTAAGCGCTTTGCGACTTATGGCAAGTATGCCAAAAAAGTTGTGCCAAACAGTATTTATCAAAAGGCGTCTGACAGCGTATTTTCACAAGTGGCAAAATTGGCTGCCACATGGAGTGAAATCGATTTACCACGCGAGCAGCGCTTTGAGGGCATTCAGACGTTAAGCGATCAAGAGCGCAATGCGTTGGCACGTGATATAGCCAACCAAAACCGTGCTTTGGCTACTATAGGCGGCGTAACGGGTCTGGCTGGTCTACCGGGTATGTTGGCTGATACGCTGTGGTTGCTTTTGGTATCACTACGCACGGTTTATCAGTTGGCCACTGTGTATGATAAACCCTTAACCGGTAAGCAAGGTATTAAAATGGCGTATGCGGTGATTGGCAGCGCTGACTTAAGCAAAATGCAAGAAAAACAGACGATTTTAGCAGCGCTAGGTGTGGCCAAAGGTTTAATTAGCAATGCAGATAATACGGGTCTACGTAGTGAGCTTTCAAAAGGCTTAGGCATTGCTGGCAGTAATATTGAGTTTTATGCCAAACAAGTGGATAAGTTAGCAGAGCAGTTTAACTTCGACTTAGACAGCATTAATATCAGCTGGATGGGCAAATTCTTACCGCTTGTGGCTGTGGGAACTACGGTACATTACAACAGCCATTTGATTGATCAAGTTATCGGTGTGGCCAAGGCAACATTTGGTCCAGAGCCTATTGTGGCGAAGCAGGCGTTAACGGATGCGACCCATGAAGAGGATCAATCAGACAACGCGTCAGAAAAAGCTGCCGATAAAAAGCAGCCTGCTAAAAACGATAGTGAGGCTAAAACACAAAGCGCTGATGAAGCAGCTGACAAAAACGCTGACAACAATGCTGACAATAAGCAAACTAAGGCTGATAAAAAAACTGAAGTAAGCGATGACGTGGCCGATCAATTCGGTGAAGAGCCTACAGATCCCACCAAAGGTGCAGAAACCCAAGAAAGCTATGACTTTCACACACAAGAGGGGCAACCTGCCAAAAAAGACGCTGAGTCAACAACTGCCAATGACGCTAAAAATGACGCTAAAAAAGATCAAGCCAAATAG
- a CDS encoding type B 50S ribosomal protein L31: MRKDIHPEYQEVLFHDTNADVFFLTRSTAKTKATREYEGKEYPYYPLDISSASHPFYTGEQRKTSNEGRVASFNKRFGAFGGRSKAKKTDAE; this comes from the coding sequence ATGCGTAAAGATATCCACCCAGAATACCAAGAAGTATTATTCCACGACACTAACGCTGACGTGTTCTTCTTAACCCGTTCAACTGCTAAAACTAAAGCTACTCGTGAGTATGAAGGTAAAGAATATCCTTACTACCCACTAGATATCTCTAGCGCTTCTCATCCTTTCTACACTGGCGAACAACGCAAAACTTCTAACGAAGGTCGTGTTGCAAGCTTCAACAAACGCTTTGGTGCGTTTGGTGGCCGTAGCAAGGCTAAGAAAACTGACGCTGAGTAA
- a CDS encoding BON domain-containing protein — MVSSWLFGNKIIQRTTVAVALSAGLLSGCASIQSFNSSDDSFGVAVTDRTLAQRILDKSIENTAKINISRIDPTLYQRSRISVDSFYSTVLVTGEVPDEQTKQQVETIVSSMPDVKQFYNKLTVGNQKGTSYTVHDAYISSKVNAKILANNALSSSQVKVVTDDGIVYILGKLTPAQRSHLINIINSTVGIKELVLLNQLIDDNGAVIDESSITQETGLEPPAPVYTEQPPAQAAPVDTQNYAPPAQVAPEYQAPETAPAAPTAEASTTQNSQVYPSPYIEMYKQDVSGW; from the coding sequence ATGGTAAGTTCTTGGCTATTCGGCAATAAGATAATCCAGCGCACCACTGTGGCTGTGGCACTAAGTGCAGGCCTACTTTCTGGCTGCGCCAGTATACAATCTTTTAATTCATCTGATGATTCGTTTGGGGTGGCGGTGACCGACCGCACTTTAGCTCAGCGTATTTTGGATAAAAGTATTGAAAATACCGCAAAAATTAATATTAGCCGTATTGATCCCACTTTGTATCAGCGCAGCCGCATCAGTGTCGACAGCTTTTATAGCACGGTGCTGGTGACCGGCGAGGTGCCAGATGAGCAGACTAAGCAGCAGGTAGAGACGATTGTGTCCTCCATGCCAGATGTAAAACAGTTTTATAACAAGCTGACTGTGGGGAACCAAAAAGGCACCAGTTATACGGTGCATGATGCTTATATTAGCTCCAAGGTAAATGCCAAGATATTGGCCAATAATGCCCTAAGCAGCAGCCAAGTTAAGGTGGTTACTGATGATGGCATTGTCTATATTTTAGGTAAATTGACCCCAGCGCAGCGCAGTCACTTAATTAATATCATCAATAGCACGGTAGGTATTAAAGAGTTGGTTCTGCTCAATCAGTTGATTGATGATAATGGGGCCGTAATTGACGAAAGCAGCATCACACAAGAGACGGGGCTTGAGCCACCTGCACCGGTCTATACAGAGCAGCCACCTGCTCAGGCTGCCCCCGTAGATACCCAAAACTATGCGCCGCCGGCTCAAGTTGCACCTGAGTATCAAGCACCAGAGACTGCGCCTGCTGCACCGACAGCTGAGGCGTCGACCACTCAAAACTCGCAGGTGTATCCGAGTCCTTATATTGAGATGTACAAGCAAGATGTGAGTGGTTGGTAG
- a CDS encoding BolA family protein, whose amino-acid sequence MSMNADDLIAFLQPHFPEAFIQAANQGNKFDVRVVDASFEGKRLVQRQQAIYGLVNDIIASGEIHALNIQALTPQEWEAKQAGQ is encoded by the coding sequence ATGAGCATGAACGCGGACGATTTAATCGCATTTTTACAGCCCCATTTCCCAGAAGCTTTTATTCAAGCGGCAAATCAAGGCAATAAATTTGATGTGCGTGTTGTGGATGCAAGCTTTGAAGGCAAACGTTTGGTACAACGCCAGCAAGCAATTTATGGCTTGGTCAATGACATTATCGCCAGCGGTGAGATTCATGCGTTAAATATCCAAGCCTTGACCCCCCAAGAGTGGGAAGCCAAACAAGCAGGTCAATAG
- the murA gene encoding UDP-N-acetylglucosamine 1-carboxyvinyltransferase, producing MDQFLITGRSRIAGEVTISGAKNAALPLLAAMILAETPTTLNNVPSLQDVRTLIKLIAGLGIRIEKQGDTVTCDTSTIENYFAPYELVKTMRASILVLGPLLARFGEAEVSLPGGCAIGSRPVDQHLKAFKAMGAEITVENGYVKARAPEGGRLIGCEFSFDMVTVGGTENVLIAATLAKGTTVLENCAREPEVVDLANMLVAMGAKISGIGTATLTIEGVDSLQGCEYSVVPDRIETGSYLAGALMTEGDVTTKNTDPALLQPVLQKFEEMGAIITTGDDWIRAQMTGRPKPVDIRTQPHPGFPTDMQAQLMAVCCLAEGTSTISENIFENRYMHVPELKRMGADIQVDGHTAIIRGVDSFNAAPVMATDLRASMSLVMAAAAAEGETLIDRIYHIDRGYENVEEKLRGLGVNIERVNPVTDAAEADSLDD from the coding sequence ATGGACCAATTCTTAATCACCGGCCGCAGCCGCATTGCAGGCGAAGTCACCATCTCAGGCGCAAAAAATGCCGCCTTGCCACTTCTTGCTGCCATGATATTGGCAGAGACGCCGACAACATTGAATAATGTGCCTTCACTACAAGATGTGCGCACGTTAATCAAGCTGATTGCAGGACTTGGCATTCGTATTGAAAAGCAAGGCGATACGGTAACCTGTGACACCAGCACCATCGAAAACTACTTTGCCCCTTATGAGCTGGTAAAAACCATGCGTGCCTCTATCTTGGTTTTAGGTCCTTTGTTGGCCCGCTTTGGTGAAGCTGAAGTATCACTGCCTGGTGGCTGCGCTATCGGCTCACGTCCAGTGGATCAGCATCTAAAAGCCTTTAAAGCAATGGGTGCGGAGATCACTGTAGAAAACGGCTATGTTAAAGCCCGCGCCCCTGAAGGTGGCCGCTTGATTGGCTGTGAGTTCAGCTTCGATATGGTAACAGTGGGTGGTACAGAAAATGTGCTGATTGCCGCCACTTTAGCCAAAGGCACCACGGTATTAGAGAACTGCGCACGTGAGCCAGAAGTGGTTGATTTGGCCAATATGTTGGTGGCTATGGGCGCTAAGATTAGCGGTATTGGCACGGCTACCTTGACCATTGAAGGTGTAGACAGCCTACAGGGCTGTGAGTACTCCGTGGTGCCTGATCGCATCGAGACCGGATCTTATTTGGCAGGCGCTTTGATGACTGAAGGTGATGTGACTACTAAGAATACTGACCCGGCGTTATTACAGCCTGTGCTACAAAAGTTTGAAGAAATGGGCGCCATTATTACCACAGGTGATGACTGGATTCGTGCTCAAATGACCGGCCGCCCCAAGCCAGTTGATATTCGTACCCAGCCACACCCAGGCTTCCCAACCGACATGCAGGCCCAATTAATGGCGGTATGCTGCTTAGCAGAGGGCACCAGCACCATTAGCGAAAACATCTTTGAAAACCGCTATATGCATGTGCCAGAGCTTAAGCGCATGGGCGCAGATATCCAAGTTGACGGTCACACAGCCATTATCCGTGGTGTGGATAGCTTCAATGCGGCACCAGTTATGGCCACTGACTTACGCGCCTCAATGTCACTGGTAATGGCCGCGGCTGCTGCCGAAGGCGAGACGCTGATTGACCGTATTTATCATATTGACCGTGGCTATGAAAACGTAGAGGAAAAGCTACGTGGCCTTGGGGTAAATATCGAACGTGTCAATCCGGTAACTGATGCAGCAGAAGCCGATAGCTTGGATGACTAA
- the hisD gene encoding histidinol dehydrogenase: MRTLTSTDPNFEQQLTDLLAFETVNDKELLATVDDIIHQVRHGGDAAVLALTQKFDAHPATSMQQLVLTPDALKQAFGQLDEPIKAALKTAAERIKDFHQRQVQPSWDYTDALGNRLGQKVTPLDRVGIYVPGGLASYPSSVLMNAVPAKVAGVAEVIMVVPAPKGELNPLVLAAAYLSGVDKVFTIGGAQAVAALAYGTDSIAQVDKITGPGNKYVAAAKRAVFGQVGIDMIAGPSEVLVYAEGEAADNADWLAMDLLSQAEHDTVAQAIFVTTSEQQLNEVATAIDNALERLPKADIAREALQNRGALILVKDRAEGLALINRIAPEHLELSLDKPDDVLADIRHAGAIFMGRHTPEAIGDYCAGPNHVLPTSGTARFSSPLGVYDFQKKSSIIYCSAEGSKPLAQIADTLAMQEDLEAHARSARYRS, from the coding sequence ATGCGTACTTTGACCAGCACCGACCCCAATTTTGAGCAGCAGCTTACCGACTTGCTTGCCTTTGAAACTGTGAATGATAAAGAGCTACTGGCTACTGTTGATGACATTATCCATCAAGTACGTCATGGGGGTGATGCAGCGGTACTGGCACTGACCCAAAAGTTTGATGCTCACCCTGCAACGAGTATGCAGCAGTTAGTCTTAACGCCAGACGCTTTAAAACAAGCTTTTGGTCAATTAGATGAGCCGATTAAAGCCGCTCTAAAGACAGCTGCTGAGCGTATTAAAGATTTTCATCAGCGCCAAGTACAGCCAAGCTGGGATTATACCGATGCACTGGGCAACCGTCTGGGACAAAAAGTGACGCCGCTAGATAGAGTGGGTATCTATGTGCCCGGTGGGCTGGCCTCTTATCCCTCGTCAGTACTTATGAATGCGGTACCTGCTAAGGTCGCTGGCGTGGCCGAGGTGATTATGGTGGTGCCAGCGCCAAAGGGCGAGCTGAATCCCTTGGTATTGGCAGCCGCTTATTTATCTGGCGTAGATAAAGTCTTTACCATTGGCGGCGCGCAAGCAGTAGCGGCATTGGCTTATGGTACAGATAGCATCGCGCAAGTGGACAAGATTACTGGGCCAGGCAATAAGTATGTGGCCGCAGCCAAGCGTGCGGTATTCGGTCAAGTGGGCATCGATATGATTGCCGGTCCCTCTGAAGTTTTAGTGTATGCCGAAGGTGAGGCGGCGGACAATGCCGACTGGTTGGCGATGGATCTATTGTCTCAAGCGGAGCACGATACAGTGGCGCAGGCGATCTTTGTGACCACCAGCGAGCAGCAATTAAATGAGGTTGCTACGGCCATTGACAATGCCCTTGAGCGGTTGCCCAAAGCGGATATCGCCCGTGAAGCACTACAAAACCGTGGTGCACTTATTTTGGTAAAAGACCGTGCTGAGGGTCTGGCTTTAATTAATCGTATTGCCCCTGAGCATTTAGAATTGTCACTTGATAAGCCCGATGATGTGCTGGCAGATATTCGTCATGCTGGCGCCATCTTTATGGGTCGTCACACCCCTGAGGCCATTGGTGATTATTGCGCAGGCCCTAACCATGTGCTGCCGACTTCTGGTACTGCACGCTTTTCCTCACCGCTTGGGGTGTATGACTTTCAGAAAAAATCCTCTATTATCTACTGCTCAGCTGAAGGCTCAAAGCCACTGGCACAGATAGCAGATACTTTAGCAATGCAAGAGGACTTAGAGGCGCATGCCCGTTCGGCACGTTACCGCAGCTAA
- a CDS encoding anthranilate synthase component I family protein: MIYHTFSFDNLPAHQLVPYLIDFVEQCAERHLPWHVCWLNNQGSPVVGLLPKKSWSVSPITQSHNLKSSALNVEVTVYNRPQDQASQAATQMVTTRHMGYEQWISELIEYATVHKKADNKAHNGGNYSAHSINKPHESCAYHNGLMGFIGYDIAAKALSPKSDIGLAEQPAAFLGHYDIYLTPTPQGWQLHTQPACPQQAINKVMTYLQAFEAQLSSRQKKQLASPLLALDPIWDVEGYRSAFEQTQHYLYQGDSYQINLTQKWQGQLPSALHAQNDDSAKNHSPTQATATSDTDTYFPSDSPIRLVNYLPQLHQQTQAPFAGYLCITQLTKQAKHSDIPAPSGGHPFAAFELLSCSPELFVWFDNDHQGQSQILTKPIKGTLPRGKTPEQDDTLKQQLAMSEKDKAENVMIVDLLRNDLGKYAQIGSVKVPKLFAIESFSNVHHMVSSITATIKPEHHPLTVLFDSLPAGSITGTPKKRAVEIISELEVAPRGAYCGTLGFMNFSGNGQWNVLIRSLQADHQGNVALWAGGGITVGSECQSEYQECHDKVGNLRHILNPQPSKSTP, encoded by the coding sequence ATGATTTACCACACCTTTTCATTTGATAACCTGCCGGCGCATCAGCTTGTGCCTTATCTGATAGATTTTGTTGAGCAGTGCGCTGAGCGTCATCTGCCTTGGCATGTATGCTGGCTTAATAATCAAGGCAGCCCTGTGGTAGGTTTATTGCCAAAAAAATCCTGGAGCGTCTCGCCCATCACACAGTCCCATAACCTCAAGTCCTCTGCGCTGAACGTAGAGGTGACCGTATATAACCGCCCACAAGATCAAGCATCACAAGCCGCCACCCAAATGGTTACAACGCGGCACATGGGTTATGAGCAGTGGATAAGTGAGCTGATTGAATATGCCACTGTGCATAAAAAAGCTGATAACAAGGCTCATAATGGCGGCAACTATAGCGCACACAGCATCAATAAACCTCACGAAAGCTGTGCTTATCACAATGGTCTGATGGGCTTTATTGGTTATGACATAGCGGCCAAAGCACTTAGTCCCAAGTCAGATATCGGCTTGGCCGAGCAGCCGGCAGCCTTCTTGGGTCATTATGATATTTATTTGACCCCAACGCCCCAAGGCTGGCAGCTGCACACACAGCCGGCGTGCCCTCAGCAAGCTATCAACAAAGTTATGACCTATTTGCAGGCATTTGAGGCGCAGCTGTCCTCAAGGCAAAAAAAACAATTGGCATCACCTTTGCTTGCCTTAGACCCTATCTGGGATGTTGAGGGTTATCGCTCTGCCTTTGAGCAAACCCAACACTATTTATATCAAGGCGACAGCTATCAGATTAACTTAACCCAAAAGTGGCAAGGACAATTGCCCAGCGCTTTGCATGCTCAAAATGATGACAGTGCAAAAAATCACTCTCCGACGCAGGCGACTGCCACCAGCGATACCGATACCTATTTCCCGTCAGATAGCCCCATTCGTTTGGTCAATTACCTGCCCCAGCTACATCAGCAAACACAGGCACCTTTTGCCGGCTATCTCTGCATTACGCAGCTCACAAAACAGGCTAAACACTCTGACATCCCTGCCCCATCAGGTGGTCATCCCTTTGCTGCATTTGAATTGTTAAGCTGTTCGCCTGAGCTGTTTGTGTGGTTTGATAACGATCATCAAGGCCAATCACAAATTCTAACCAAACCTATCAAAGGTACGCTGCCAAGAGGCAAAACACCCGAGCAAGATGACACGCTCAAGCAGCAATTGGCCATGAGCGAAAAAGACAAAGCCGAAAACGTAATGATTGTAGACTTGCTGCGTAATGACTTGGGCAAATATGCGCAAATAGGCAGCGTCAAAGTCCCCAAACTGTTTGCCATCGAAAGCTTTAGCAACGTGCACCATATGGTCAGCTCCATCACTGCCACCATTAAGCCTGAGCACCATCCATTAACTGTATTATTCGACAGCTTACCGGCAGGATCTATTACTGGCACCCCAAAAAAGCGTGCGGTGGAGATTATTAGTGAGCTAGAAGTGGCGCCACGAGGAGCCTATTGCGGAACATTGGGCTTTATGAACTTCTCTGGCAATGGACAGTGGAATGTGCTGATTCGATCCTTGCAAGCTGATCATCAAGGCAACGTGGCGTTGTGGGCAGGCGGCGGTATTACCGTGGGCTCTGAGTGCCAATCAGAATATCAAGAGTGTCATGATAAGGTGGGCAACTTGCGACACATCTTAAATCCGCAGCCCTCTAAATCTACGCCATAG